Proteins encoded together in one Mobula birostris isolate sMobBir1 chromosome 7, sMobBir1.hap1, whole genome shotgun sequence window:
- the LOC140200793 gene encoding actin-1-like, producing MMANPAVIIDNGSGLCKSGIVGECIPTSVIPSVVGCPKATKGKHNASLKDCYVGKAAQARREVLSLTYPIERGIVTSWEEMEMIWRYIFGFELRVKSKERPVLLTAAPLTSFLDRERMTEVMFEDFSVPGMFVAIPATLALYSSGRTQGVVLDSGHGITDAVPIYEGYYLPDAVRRLHLAGNDITASLRQFMMENGCSFAEKMETDVIQDIKEKLCYVSLDFKVESNKPAEEMQHEYRLPDGTQIMVSDELARAPELLFTHENTELKDTGVHTLLLNSIAKCNGKLQEELYNNILLSGGSALFPGMEERLLKEIKLHAPPGVPVQVITPPERKYSAWVGASILTSLSSFKHMWITLNDYNDFGPSIVNKRCF from the coding sequence ATGATGGCTAATCCTGCTGTGATCATAGACAACGGATCTGGGCTCTGTAAATCTGGGATCGTTGGTGAGTGCATTCCTACATCAGTCATACCATCTGTCGTGGGCTGCCCCAAAGCTACAAAGGGAAAACATAATGCTAGTCTAAAAGACTGTTATGTTGGAAAAGCAGCCCAAGCCAGAAGAGAAGTCTTGAGTTTAACATATCCAATCGAACGTGGCATAGTAACCTCTTGGGAGGAAATGGAGATGATCTGGAGATACATCTTTGGCTTTGAACTGCGTGTGAAATCCAAAGAGAGGCCTGTTTTGCTGACTGCTGCCCCTTTGACCTCTTTCTTAGACAGAGAAAGGATGACTGAAGTCATGTTTGAAGACTTCTCCGTGCCAGGGATGTTTGTGGCTATCCCAGCTACGTTAGCACTCTACTCATCAGGCCGTACCCAAGGAGTGGTCTTGGACAGTGGACATGGAATAACTGATGCCGTCCCTATTTACGAAGGGTATTACCTTCCCGATGCTGTACGTAGGCTTCATCTAGCAGGAAATGATATTACCGCTAGTCTTCGGCAATTCATGATGGAGAATGGCTGCTCTTTTGCTGAAAAGATGGAAACAGATGTTATCCAGGATATCAAGGAAAAATTGTGCTATGTTTCCCTTGATTTCAAAGTGGAGAGCAATAAACCAGCAGAAGAAATGCAACACGAGTACAGATTGCCAGATGGCACACAGATTATGGTCTCAGACGAGCTCGCCAGAGCACCAGAGTTGCTTTTTACACATGAGAACACAGAATTAAAAGATACTGGAGTTCACACACTGTTATTAAACAGTATTGCAAAATGTAATGGAAAACTGCAGGAAGAACTATACAACAACATATTGCTATCTGGTGGCTCAGCCCTCTTCCCAGGAATGGAGGAACGACTACTCAAGGAAATCAAACTTCATGCACCTCCTGGAGTACCAGTCCAAGTCATCACCCCACCAGAAAGAAAGTATTCTGCTTGGGTGGGAGCCTCAATCTTAACAAGTTTGTCATCCTTTAAACATATGTGGATTACCCTCAATGATTACAATGACTTTGGGCCATCTATAGTGAACAAGAGATGTTTTTAA